From Gigantopelta aegis isolate Gae_Host chromosome 11, Gae_host_genome, whole genome shotgun sequence, the proteins below share one genomic window:
- the LOC121385174 gene encoding protein lifeguard 2-like isoform X2, with protein MLQLLVTVGFICLFMFIKPLKHWIQRDGSWLYYVSLGTFFVTYFVLVCIPSVRRKTPGNYICLAVFTLAFSFVTGNIASFYTTNSVLVAAGVTALVCLSISLFAIQTKIDFTMCSGLLFVLVMVLFFFGWSSLIVYHTAGYNAILDAVYGGLAALLFGLFLVYDTQMIVGGRKIELSPEEYISGALQLYMDVVLLFLIILSCFGKSS; from the exons aaaACCGCTGAAACACTGGATACAGCGAGATGGCTCCTGGCTCTACTATGTGTCGCT tggcACATTTTTTGTGACCTACTTTGTCCTTGTCTGCATTCCAAGTGTTCG ccgAAAGACGCCTGGAAATTACATCTGCCTTGCAGTTTTT aCTCTTGCCTTCTCCTTCGTGACTGGGAACATTGCCAG TTTCTACACGACGAATAGTGTGCTGGTTGCAGCTGGAGTTACGGCCCTTGTTTGTCTCTCCATCTCCTTGTTTGCCATTCAGACCAAA ATTGATTTCACGATGTGCAGTGGACTTCTCTTCGTTCTAGTGATGGTCCTCTTCTTTTTCGGCTGGTCGTCTCTGATTGTCTACCACACGGCTGGGTACAACGCG attCTTGATGCAGTGTATGGTGGACTAGCAGCCCTTCTTTTCGGTCTG TTTCTGGTGTACGACACCCAGATGATTGTGGGAGGCCGGAAGATTGAACTGTCTCCCGAGGAGTACATCTCCGGAGCTCTCCAGCTGTACATGGACGTTGTCTTACTTTTCCTCATCATCCTGTCCTGCTTTGGCAAGAGCAGCTAA